A genomic region of Enterococcus sp. 12C11_DIV0727 contains the following coding sequences:
- a CDS encoding glycoside hydrolase family 65 protein, producing MNSEYLLTLNDLNNQNLDYIETLFALSNGHVGVRASSILKGKTRQGNPGTFINGFYDTHPIVYGEWAYGYAKNHQTIVKLPDIRSLIIEIDGEKSTEADWRTTQTDFQLNMKTGMLEERYEIETLHGKIFSLSLCSFLSYSQAEVSVFHYTIEALNFSGELLITKQIAFQEENTNEDGTIDPRVASSKSKLGIVPLNDEWIEVKTEFSEQSVLLSQVMQTADGVDEVGGLAVSKRVLVQENQAVTLTNYVVLSKPLTTESRKIERKKDKLTTVKRHLEFNQLAKEHIQHFSEFWQASDIEITGDPILQKGIRFNLFHLYQNAGRDGLTNFAAKGLTGEGYEGHYFWDTEMYILPFFIYTQPKIAKQLLTYRVSILPKAQERAREMAQNSGALFAWRTINGEEASAYYPAGTAQVHINADIAYAFQLYERVTGDHQFIAESGAEVIFETARFWLNYGSWIGNEFCINGVTGPDEYTALVNNNYYTNKMAQNNLSYAVTLAQRLNLVKEAEWSTWQQAAEGMKLPYDHEKQLIKQDDMFFEKARWPFEETPKENYPLLLHYHPMIIYKHQVCKQADALLAEMLFPQDYSVEQIERDYQFYEEVTTHDSSLSRSIFSILASRTQQSEKAYSYFMDTALMDLTNLQGNAKDGIHAANMGGSWLSIIYGFAGLSSTGQTIQLENHLPKEIESLAFKLNIHGTLVKVKMDKKELKVTPLKSNEQLSIKQLSENKAMIAIN from the coding sequence ATGAATTCTGAGTATTTGCTGACGCTAAATGATCTTAATAACCAAAATCTTGATTATATTGAAACCTTGTTTGCATTAAGCAACGGCCATGTAGGCGTACGTGCATCCAGTATTTTAAAAGGAAAAACGAGGCAAGGAAATCCTGGAACGTTTATCAATGGTTTTTACGATACACATCCGATTGTTTACGGAGAATGGGCTTATGGTTATGCGAAAAATCATCAAACAATCGTAAAACTGCCTGATATAAGAAGTCTTATCATCGAGATCGATGGAGAAAAATCAACTGAAGCAGACTGGCGTACAACACAAACTGATTTTCAGCTGAATATGAAAACTGGGATGTTGGAAGAACGTTATGAGATCGAAACGTTGCACGGAAAGATATTTTCATTATCTCTTTGTTCATTTTTATCCTATTCTCAGGCGGAAGTCAGTGTTTTTCACTATACGATCGAAGCGTTGAATTTTTCTGGTGAGCTGCTGATTACTAAGCAGATCGCATTTCAAGAGGAAAACACTAATGAAGATGGAACAATTGATCCGCGTGTTGCTTCATCTAAAAGTAAACTTGGAATTGTGCCGTTAAATGACGAGTGGATCGAAGTGAAAACCGAATTTAGTGAACAATCTGTTTTGCTATCTCAAGTGATGCAAACTGCTGATGGTGTGGATGAGGTCGGCGGGTTAGCCGTATCAAAACGGGTCTTAGTTCAAGAAAATCAAGCAGTTACTTTAACAAATTACGTCGTGCTGTCAAAACCGCTAACAACAGAGAGTCGTAAGATTGAAAGGAAAAAAGACAAGTTGACCACAGTTAAACGTCACTTGGAATTTAATCAGTTAGCCAAAGAACACATACAGCATTTTTCTGAATTCTGGCAAGCAAGTGATATCGAAATTACTGGTGACCCGATTCTTCAAAAAGGGATTCGTTTTAACTTATTTCATCTATATCAAAATGCAGGGCGAGATGGTTTGACGAATTTTGCTGCGAAAGGATTGACTGGTGAAGGCTACGAAGGGCATTATTTTTGGGATACTGAAATGTATATCTTGCCGTTTTTTATCTATACACAACCCAAAATTGCCAAACAATTACTAACGTATCGGGTATCGATTTTACCAAAGGCACAGGAACGAGCAAGGGAAATGGCACAAAACAGTGGCGCTTTATTTGCTTGGCGGACAATCAATGGAGAAGAGGCTAGTGCGTATTATCCTGCTGGAACAGCTCAAGTCCATATCAACGCCGATATTGCCTATGCTTTTCAACTATATGAGCGAGTAACAGGAGATCATCAATTTATCGCAGAATCTGGTGCTGAAGTGATTTTTGAAACCGCACGTTTTTGGTTGAACTACGGCAGTTGGATCGGAAATGAGTTTTGTATCAATGGTGTGACAGGGCCCGATGAGTATACAGCTTTAGTTAACAATAACTATTATACAAATAAAATGGCTCAAAATAATTTAAGCTATGCTGTCACTTTAGCACAACGTCTGAATTTAGTTAAAGAAGCAGAATGGTCTACTTGGCAACAAGCCGCTGAAGGAATGAAACTGCCATACGATCATGAAAAGCAACTGATCAAACAAGATGACATGTTCTTTGAAAAAGCCAGATGGCCATTTGAAGAAACACCAAAAGAAAACTATCCGCTGTTACTACATTATCACCCGATGATTATTTATAAACATCAGGTGTGTAAACAGGCAGATGCTTTGTTAGCTGAAATGCTATTTCCGCAAGATTACTCAGTTGAGCAAATTGAAAGAGATTATCAGTTTTATGAAGAGGTTACAACCCATGATTCTTCGTTGTCACGTTCAATATTTAGCATTTTAGCTAGTCGTACGCAACAATCAGAGAAAGCCTATAGTTACTTTATGGATACAGCATTGATGGATCTAACAAATTTACAAGGGAATGCCAAAGATGGGATTCATGCAGCAAATATGGGTGGTAGTTGGTTGAGCATCATATACGGTTTTGCAGGCTTATCAAGTACAGGTCAAACAATCCAGCTTGAGAATCATTTACCAAAAGAAATTGAAAGTTTGGCCTTTAAGCTAAACATTCATGGAACACTCGTCAAGGTGAAAATGGATAAAAAAGAATTAAAGGTAACCCCTCTAAAATCAAACGAACAATTATCTATAAAACAATTGTCTGAAAATAAGGCAATGATTGCAATCAACTAA
- a CDS encoding PTS transporter subunit EIIC: MTSKDNYNELAQQIIENIGGKENVISAVHCATRLRFHLKDDTKVKEQMLKELSGVVDINPTPTQFQVIIGSHVDKVFKEVIAQGIINGDNGDAENNDTSSGTQETGIFNKIVDTITACMTPMIPALTAAGMIKVILSLSTTFHWLSNESSTYRVLDFIGDSAFYFMPILLAVFASRKFKVNTSLAVIVVGILLHPNFTTWVASGHPISFLGMPIQGVGYAASVIPALLTIWIMSYIERGVDKITPNSLKIILNPTLVLLITAPLALIVIGPLGNYAGMGLAWVINLLEGKLGFIMVALLAAAMPFIVMTGMHHALTPIFVASFAATGTESLILVAQVCANLAQGGASLAVALKSKDKSVKSIATAAGISAIMGITEPALYGVTMKYKKPLIAAVIGAGISGCFAGIMHVTLYVPQNSVMAILGFSGDKGVANVIAGVLMMVMSLVIPFILTLFLQKEPKNTVSSKEVETKGTASAI, translated from the coding sequence ATGACATCAAAAGATAATTATAACGAATTAGCACAACAAATCATCGAAAATATCGGTGGAAAAGAAAACGTCATATCGGCCGTTCATTGTGCAACGCGACTGCGTTTTCATTTAAAAGATGACACTAAAGTAAAGGAGCAAATGTTAAAAGAGCTCAGTGGTGTAGTGGATATTAATCCAACACCAACCCAATTCCAAGTGATCATAGGCAGTCATGTGGATAAAGTGTTTAAAGAAGTTATTGCTCAAGGAATCATTAATGGGGATAATGGAGATGCTGAAAATAATGACACGTCAAGTGGCACACAAGAAACAGGGATCTTCAATAAAATTGTGGATACGATCACGGCTTGTATGACGCCAATGATCCCTGCGCTTACTGCTGCTGGGATGATCAAGGTTATTTTGTCATTAAGTACGACGTTCCATTGGTTATCAAATGAATCAAGCACCTATCGTGTGTTAGATTTTATTGGTGATAGTGCGTTTTACTTTATGCCGATCTTATTAGCCGTATTTGCTTCACGTAAATTTAAAGTAAATACGTCACTTGCAGTAATTGTGGTAGGGATTTTATTGCATCCTAATTTTACTACATGGGTTGCAAGCGGCCATCCGATTTCATTTTTAGGTATGCCGATTCAAGGGGTAGGCTATGCGGCTTCTGTTATTCCTGCCTTATTAACAATTTGGATCATGTCATATATTGAACGCGGTGTAGATAAAATTACACCTAATTCTTTGAAAATTATTTTAAATCCAACGTTGGTCTTACTTATCACAGCGCCTTTAGCATTGATTGTCATCGGTCCTTTAGGAAATTATGCGGGTATGGGACTTGCTTGGGTAATCAATTTATTAGAAGGAAAATTAGGCTTTATCATGGTAGCGCTACTTGCTGCAGCTATGCCATTTATCGTAATGACCGGTATGCACCATGCCTTGACACCGATTTTTGTGGCTTCATTTGCGGCAACAGGAACAGAATCATTGATTTTAGTTGCTCAAGTTTGTGCCAATTTAGCTCAAGGTGGGGCCTCATTAGCGGTAGCGTTGAAATCAAAAGATAAAAGTGTTAAATCAATTGCAACGGCTGCGGGCATTTCAGCAATCATGGGAATTACAGAACCAGCCTTATACGGCGTGACAATGAAGTATAAAAAGCCATTGATCGCAGCGGTGATTGGTGCGGGTATTTCCGGTTGTTTTGCTGGGATCATGCATGTTACTCTTTACGTACCACAAAATAGTGTGATGGCAATTCTTGGTTTCTCTGGCGATAAAGGGGTAGCCAATGTGATTGCAGGTGTATTGATGATGGTGATGTCACTGGTTATTCCATTTATTCTGACATTGTTTTTACAAAAAGAGCCAAAGAACACTGTTTCTAGCAAAGAAGTTGAAACGAAAGGAACAGCTTCTGCTATTTAA
- a CDS encoding family 1 glycosylhydrolase, translating to MQAQTGFLWGGAISAAQTEGNYLADGRKMSNFDYLPLNDKRLKPVYLDQKHSILNPEKQEIYPSRTAIDFYHTFKEDIKLLSELGINSFRFSISWSRIFPTGEETEPNQKGLDFYDQILCELEKYQIEPIVTISHFDLPFHLVEKYNGWQSRKVVDLYVYYAKTIMTYFKERIKYWIPFNEMNMVLHIPFIGGGITFNSKENPLQIQYQAGHHQLLANALTIKAGKEINPSAQFGAMLAAGKTYAYTCDPEDVFAALKSERENLLFSDVQVFGEYPKFTTNFFEENHIQLNVIEQDKYVLKENTVDFVSFSYYSSACTSANQEGLEKVATNGFLTVKNPYLPESNSVWQNDPLGLRITLNQLYDRYRKPLFIVENGLGTQDVLNGQKIDDEYRIDYLKGHIQNLLLALNEDGVDLIGYMMWGIIDLTSVSEGRISKRYGVIYVDLDDEGKGTGNRLKKASYDWYQEVVKTNGAAAFNDQ from the coding sequence ATGCAAGCACAAACAGGTTTTTTATGGGGCGGAGCCATTTCGGCTGCTCAAACAGAAGGGAATTATTTAGCTGATGGCAGAAAAATGTCGAATTTTGATTATCTTCCATTGAACGATAAGCGATTAAAACCCGTCTATTTAGATCAAAAGCATTCGATTTTAAATCCAGAGAAACAGGAAATCTATCCAAGTCGAACAGCGATTGATTTTTATCACACCTTTAAAGAAGATATCAAATTGTTGAGTGAATTAGGTATCAATAGTTTCCGTTTCTCCATTTCATGGTCGCGCATTTTCCCAACAGGAGAAGAAACTGAACCCAATCAGAAAGGCTTGGATTTTTATGACCAAATTCTATGCGAGCTTGAAAAATATCAAATTGAACCAATCGTAACCATTAGTCATTTTGATTTACCGTTTCATTTGGTGGAAAAATACAATGGCTGGCAAAGTCGCAAAGTGGTTGATTTATATGTCTATTATGCAAAAACGATCATGACTTATTTTAAAGAGCGAATCAAGTATTGGATTCCATTTAATGAGATGAATATGGTGTTACATATTCCCTTTATTGGTGGCGGTATTACGTTCAATTCAAAGGAAAATCCATTACAAATCCAATATCAAGCGGGGCACCATCAATTATTAGCGAATGCACTGACGATCAAAGCTGGAAAAGAAATCAATCCAAGCGCTCAATTTGGTGCAATGCTAGCAGCCGGTAAAACATATGCGTATACGTGTGATCCAGAAGATGTGTTTGCTGCATTGAAAAGTGAGCGGGAGAATTTGCTATTTTCAGATGTTCAAGTTTTTGGGGAATATCCTAAATTTACCACGAACTTCTTTGAAGAAAATCATATTCAGCTAAACGTGATTGAACAAGATAAGTACGTTTTAAAAGAAAATACGGTTGATTTTGTTTCATTTAGTTATTATTCCAGTGCCTGTACGTCAGCGAATCAAGAGGGCTTAGAAAAAGTAGCAACGAATGGCTTTTTGACTGTCAAAAATCCTTATTTGCCGGAAAGCAATAGTGTGTGGCAAAATGATCCATTAGGGCTTAGAATCACGTTAAATCAATTATATGATCGTTATCGAAAACCTTTGTTTATTGTTGAAAATGGTTTAGGAACACAGGATGTATTAAATGGTCAAAAAATTGACGATGAGTATCGAATCGATTATCTAAAAGGGCATATTCAAAATTTATTGCTGGCTTTAAATGAAGATGGAGTGGATTTAATTGGTTATATGATGTGGGGAATTATTGATTTAACAAGTGTAAGTGAAGGACGTATCAGTAAACGCTATGGTGTAATTTACGTTGATTTGGATGATGAGGGCAAGGGAACCGGGAATCGCTTGAAAAAGGCTAGTTACGATTGGTATCAAGAAGTTGTGAAAACCAATGGTGCTGCAGCATTTAATGATCAGTAG
- a CDS encoding helix-turn-helix transcriptional regulator produces MYHEEQQKEAGFHYQLKADLLKLFVYLFRNIPKKKGIHTSHEKVQSKDILEKLDQVFRYVEQNYTTKITLEEVANSIGYSQFYFTKFFKRNTGKTFITFLNDYRIDKAKWLLINSTDTVSEIISQIGIKSDKTFYRLFKQSMGMSPLKYREKMVVKT; encoded by the coding sequence ATGTACCATGAAGAGCAGCAAAAGGAGGCAGGATTTCACTATCAACTAAAAGCCGATTTACTGAAGCTGTTTGTTTATCTTTTTCGAAATATTCCAAAGAAAAAAGGAATTCATACAAGTCATGAAAAAGTGCAGAGTAAAGATATTTTAGAAAAATTAGATCAAGTGTTTAGATATGTTGAACAAAATTACACCACGAAAATCACGTTAGAAGAAGTAGCCAATTCCATCGGTTACAGTCAATTTTATTTCACTAAATTTTTTAAACGAAATACGGGAAAAACCTTTATTACTTTTTTGAACGATTATCGAATTGATAAAGCGAAGTGGCTCTTGATCAATTCCACAGATACTGTTTCCGAAATTATCAGTCAAATTGGGATCAAAAGTGATAAAACCTTTTATCGCTTATTTAAACAATCGATGGGGATGTCTCCATTAAAGTATCGGGAAAAAATGGTTGTTAAGACGTAA
- a CDS encoding cupin domain-containing protein, with amino-acid sequence MAIFLEMPTLNPEFPFRIILNDGNILTTPHWHREIELIYVAKGSIHLGINDQPYSLSEGEIVLINGGDIHYVLASPGSERIVFQFDLTFFTGLNTDGLNLTQFF; translated from the coding sequence ATGGCTATTTTTTTAGAGATGCCCACACTGAACCCTGAGTTTCCTTTCCGAATTATTTTAAATGATGGGAATATTTTAACCACGCCTCATTGGCATCGAGAAATAGAGCTGATTTATGTGGCAAAAGGCAGCATCCATTTAGGTATCAATGATCAACCGTATAGCTTATCAGAAGGAGAAATCGTGTTGATCAATGGTGGTGATATTCATTACGTTTTAGCCTCTCCAGGAAGCGAACGAATCGTTTTTCAATTTGATCTAACTTTTTTTACTGGTTTAAATACAGATGGGCTTAATTTGACTCAATTTTTTTGA
- a CDS encoding DUF2188 domain-containing protein: MPWDLKDYPSSFKNFEPLLKKKAIEIVNALVSEGYPDDRAIPIAISQSKKWLDEATDTEKAAFKKATDPKKTDKHTTRKINTDLLDNDVLVYYQENRWYVQTKHAKKAVDSFETKEQAMERAKEIAKNKDSNVIAYKKDDVPDS; the protein is encoded by the coding sequence ATGCCTTGGGATTTAAAGGATTATCCAAGTTCATTTAAAAACTTTGAACCTTTGTTAAAAAAGAAGGCCATTGAAATTGTCAACGCGTTAGTCAGTGAAGGGTATCCAGATGACAGGGCGATCCCAATTGCGATTTCTCAATCTAAGAAGTGGCTAGATGAAGCAACCGACACTGAAAAAGCCGCTTTTAAGAAAGCGACTGACCCTAAAAAGACAGACAAACACACTACTAGAAAAATCAATACAGATTTGCTGGATAATGATGTCTTAGTTTACTATCAAGAAAATCGTTGGTATGTTCAGACAAAACATGCTAAAAAAGCAGTTGATTCATTTGAGACGAAAGAACAAGCAATGGAAAGAGCCAAAGAAATCGCTAAGAACAAAGACTCAAATGTTATCGCCTATAAAAAGGACGATGTACCTGATAGCTAA
- a CDS encoding SDR family oxidoreductase — protein MTEKIENPLTRFYDGKFDKQSQEAPALQQKMTPVPDCGETSYKGTGKLAGRKALITGGDSGIGRAAAIAYAREGADVAINYLPFEEADAKEVKALIEAAGRKAILLPGDLKDETFTRKLVHDAAKELDGLDILVLNAGMQQAVENIKDLSTQQIMDTYTTNIISMYWAVQEALDYLPKGGSIITTTSIQSAEPSANLLDYAATKGAITSFSKGLSEQLASSGIRVNTVAPGPIWTALQICGGQPSEKIPEFGQQESIGRAGQPVELASVYVFLASNDASYVTGQVYSITGGSFFA, from the coding sequence ATGACAGAAAAAATCGAAAATCCGTTAACAAGATTCTACGATGGGAAATTTGATAAACAATCACAAGAAGCACCTGCATTACAACAAAAAATGACACCTGTACCTGATTGTGGAGAAACATCCTATAAAGGAACAGGAAAATTAGCAGGGCGCAAAGCCTTGATTACAGGTGGAGATTCTGGAATCGGACGTGCTGCAGCTATTGCGTACGCAAGAGAAGGTGCCGACGTCGCAATCAATTACTTACCTTTTGAAGAAGCAGATGCAAAGGAAGTTAAAGCGTTGATTGAAGCAGCAGGACGCAAAGCTATTTTATTACCAGGTGATTTAAAAGATGAAACATTTACGCGAAAACTTGTTCACGATGCTGCTAAAGAGTTAGATGGTTTGGATATTTTAGTTCTAAATGCAGGTATGCAGCAAGCTGTAGAGAATATTAAAGATTTATCCACGCAACAAATCATGGATACGTATACGACAAATATTATTTCAATGTATTGGGCAGTACAAGAAGCGTTAGATTATCTGCCAAAAGGCGGTAGTATCATTACCACGACGTCCATCCAAAGTGCTGAGCCAAGCGCAAATTTATTAGATTATGCTGCAACAAAAGGTGCGATTACGTCTTTCAGTAAAGGATTGTCAGAACAATTAGCTTCCTCTGGCATTCGTGTCAATACCGTTGCGCCAGGCCCTATTTGGACAGCCTTGCAAATTTGTGGTGGACAACCATCAGAAAAAATTCCTGAGTTTGGACAACAAGAATCGATTGGTCGAGCTGGACAACCAGTTGAATTGGCTTCTGTTTATGTGTTCCTAGCTTCTAATGATGCAAGCTATGTTACTGGACAAGTCTACTCCATCACAGGTGGTAGTTTCTTTGCTTAA
- a CDS encoding LemA family protein yields MKNNKTRFGLIAVIVIVLLGVFGVSQYNGLAKKEQSVESQWSQVENVMQRRADLVPNLVNSVKGSMQQEQKVFGDIAKAREAYGSANNDSDKIKASQELDQSVGTLINVINENYPELKSNDNVQTLMTQLEGTENRISVERKRYNEVVKEYNEQVVSFPKNIFANMMGLGKKDYFKADPTANTVPSVNFDNSTSTSSGK; encoded by the coding sequence ATGAAAAACAACAAAACAAGATTTGGCTTGATCGCTGTAATCGTGATTGTTTTACTAGGCGTTTTCGGAGTCAGTCAATACAACGGATTAGCGAAAAAAGAACAATCAGTAGAATCTCAATGGAGTCAAGTAGAAAATGTGATGCAGCGGAGAGCAGATCTCGTGCCAAACTTAGTCAACAGCGTAAAGGGTAGCATGCAGCAAGAACAAAAAGTTTTTGGTGATATTGCTAAAGCTCGTGAGGCTTATGGTTCTGCTAACAATGACTCAGATAAAATCAAAGCTAGCCAAGAGTTAGATCAATCTGTCGGAACGTTGATCAATGTCATCAATGAAAATTATCCTGAACTGAAATCAAATGATAATGTCCAAACATTAATGACCCAATTAGAAGGCACTGAAAATCGTATTTCGGTTGAACGCAAACGTTATAATGAAGTCGTGAAAGAATACAATGAACAAGTAGTTTCTTTCCCTAAAAATATCTTTGCAAATATGATGGGTCTAGGTAAGAAGGATTACTTTAAAGCAGATCCCACAGCTAACACTGTACCTTCCGTGAATTTTGATAATTCTACTAGCACTTCTAGTGGGAAGTGA
- a CDS encoding TPM domain-containing protein, with product MKHFRRGIFFGVSFLLVTFFFGFQLPTFAENLPASPDHFYLDQPGILDETTKNLVDQKGKLYKEKTEAPQVILAVIDSTDGDSIDSYAPDLFKKWQIGNQKKDNGVLILYAVNDGDRNVRIEVGYGLEDVITDSVAGNILQQAKDDLKSNDNTSINKGLQYTFNAVTTLIDKHYDYPADQNALSDDEIDQVSADDSSDGESIFSLFFVLLIVLPFILFGGRGGRGGRGGGPWYWGGGGFGGGSSSGGGSFGGGGGFSGGGGSSGGGGASI from the coding sequence ATGAAACATTTTAGACGAGGTATATTCTTTGGTGTATCATTTCTCCTTGTCACCTTTTTCTTTGGTTTTCAACTACCGACTTTTGCTGAAAACTTACCTGCGTCACCTGATCATTTTTATCTGGACCAACCAGGAATTCTGGATGAAACAACTAAAAATTTAGTTGATCAAAAGGGCAAGCTTTATAAAGAAAAAACAGAAGCACCACAAGTTATTTTAGCTGTGATCGATTCAACTGATGGTGATAGTATAGATAGTTATGCACCAGATTTATTTAAAAAATGGCAAATTGGCAATCAAAAAAAAGATAACGGTGTTTTAATTCTTTATGCAGTTAATGATGGCGATCGCAATGTCCGAATCGAAGTCGGTTATGGCTTGGAGGATGTAATCACAGACAGCGTTGCTGGAAATATTTTGCAACAAGCCAAAGATGACTTGAAATCTAATGATAACACTTCGATCAATAAGGGGTTGCAATACACGTTTAACGCCGTCACTACCTTGATTGATAAACATTATGACTATCCTGCTGATCAAAATGCGTTATCGGATGATGAAATAGACCAAGTTTCCGCAGATGATAGCTCTGATGGAGAGAGCATTTTCAGTCTTTTCTTTGTTCTTCTCATTGTCCTTCCTTTTATACTATTTGGAGGTCGTGGCGGTCGCGGTGGCCGTGGCGGAGGTCCATGGTATTGGGGCGGAGGCGGTTTTGGCGGAGGCTCTTCAAGCGGAGGCGGCAGCTTCGGTGGTGGCGGGGGCTTCTCTGGCGGGGGAGGTTCCTCTGGTGGCGGAGGCGCTAGCATTTAA
- a CDS encoding DUF4097 family beta strand repeat-containing protein, which translates to MEQIKAFFGKLESQFLENDKEAFEDIKEDIMHEIEERRAEGEPYEKIIHSLGTPEDISAAYYEDKRLDKAMKAEQDVIDRDELEKEYKLKRKKVRAKRKRKITLIVLMMTRGILILLSVLFLLMTVFYFVQEQTVVWGPLTAAVFFLAMLLLCYKSITYKWLIGAFGLCSLCASMVIFATNSWFYAGQFFNQTVSVESTSLETLKIKSENPVDFSVIRISKKEKPKVEMTGYLTKKDQKKIVKSTKNSLELTIGKKSQFDWANQLKATQIILYLPEELSQKQVEFQVNEGEISLDHMAIDKLFIAINEGECRLTDINSEKLTVNSRDADIFVRHFFSNITVDNQYGKSILSDGQGDIQIQSTTGLVNVSNISGKKGKLVNKKGKNILASSVIKKLTIQNDEGITVADTQEGDTTIKNGTGKVVLTDMKHHLNISNTTGTIIINEQYPVDTVIESDTGDVKWVQTAEVDTAFDLTSDIGEINNTFKHREGASHQVKINTKSGNIKIISND; encoded by the coding sequence ATGGAACAGATTAAGGCGTTTTTTGGAAAATTAGAAAGTCAATTTTTAGAAAATGATAAAGAGGCATTTGAAGATATTAAAGAAGATATTATGCATGAGATCGAGGAACGAAGAGCCGAAGGAGAGCCGTATGAAAAAATTATTCACAGTTTAGGAACACCAGAAGATATCTCTGCAGCGTATTATGAAGACAAACGTTTAGATAAGGCAATGAAAGCTGAACAAGACGTTATTGACAGAGATGAGTTAGAAAAAGAGTATAAATTGAAGCGGAAAAAAGTTAGAGCAAAAAGAAAAAGAAAAATTACATTGATCGTATTGATGATGACACGTGGTATCTTAATATTATTGAGTGTGCTTTTCCTATTAATGACAGTGTTCTACTTTGTTCAAGAACAAACAGTGGTATGGGGACCACTAACAGCAGCAGTCTTTTTCCTAGCGATGCTTCTTCTGTGTTACAAGTCTATTACATATAAATGGTTGATTGGTGCATTTGGGTTATGTAGTCTGTGTGCAAGTATGGTTATATTTGCGACAAATTCCTGGTTTTATGCAGGACAGTTTTTCAATCAAACGGTTTCAGTTGAAAGTACGTCATTGGAAACGTTGAAGATTAAAAGTGAGAATCCAGTAGATTTCAGTGTGATTCGTATTTCTAAAAAAGAGAAACCAAAAGTAGAAATGACAGGGTATTTAACGAAGAAGGATCAAAAAAAAATAGTAAAATCAACCAAAAACAGCTTAGAACTAACTATAGGCAAAAAAAGTCAATTTGACTGGGCGAATCAACTGAAAGCAACACAAATAATTTTATATTTACCAGAAGAATTGAGTCAAAAACAAGTGGAATTCCAAGTGAATGAGGGCGAAATTAGTTTAGATCATATGGCTATAGATAAATTATTTATAGCGATAAATGAGGGAGAATGTCGATTAACGGATATTAATAGTGAAAAGCTGACTGTAAATAGCCGTGATGCGGATATATTTGTTCGACATTTCTTTTCAAACATAACCGTTGATAATCAGTATGGAAAATCAATTCTTTCAGATGGACAAGGAGATATCCAGATACAGTCCACCACGGGCTTAGTTAATGTAAGTAACATTAGCGGAAAAAAAGGAAAGTTAGTCAATAAAAAAGGGAAAAATATTTTGGCATCAAGTGTAATCAAGAAATTAACTATACAAAATGATGAAGGAATAACTGTTGCTGATACACAAGAAGGTGATACAACGATAAAGAATGGTACAGGGAAAGTCGTATTGACCGATATGAAGCATCATTTGAATATTTCAAATACGACAGGAACTATTATAATAAATGAACAATATCCTGTAGATACAGTAATAGAGAGTGATACAGGGGATGTTAAGTGGGTACAGACAGCTGAAGTAGATACTGCTTTTGACCTTACTAGTGATATTGGTGAAATCAATAATACCTTTAAGCATAGAGAAGGGGCATCACATCAAGTAAAGATCAATACAAAGTCTGGAAATATTAAAATCATTTCGAATGACTAA
- a CDS encoding PadR family transcriptional regulator translates to MGKSNQFKKGVLELCVLYLLKNKARYGYEITQLVNKHIPLTEGALYPILRRLVKEEYCTTYLEESTGGPARKYYKITLMGREYLSELTNEWRLFVDNVARIQKEEDDGTD, encoded by the coding sequence ATGGGGAAGTCAAACCAATTCAAAAAAGGTGTTTTAGAATTATGTGTATTGTATCTATTAAAAAATAAAGCACGCTATGGATATGAAATTACACAGCTAGTCAATAAGCATATCCCGTTAACAGAAGGGGCACTCTATCCTATTTTAAGACGGTTAGTAAAAGAAGAATATTGTACTACATATCTCGAAGAATCTACAGGTGGTCCAGCAAGAAAGTATTACAAAATTACATTGATGGGAAGAGAATACCTATCAGAACTAACGAATGAGTGGCGGCTGTTTGTCGATAATGTTGCAAGGATACAAAAGGAGGAAGATGATGGAACAGATTAA